GGATGGGTCGTACCGGATAGATTGCTTAATCTGAGGCAGTTTATTAAGAATGCCCCACAGGTTTATAGAGACAGAACTTATCCTTTTAATCTAGGATTCATCGATGGGGTTGAAATTAAGGGAGTTTGCAAGTTTGTTAAAACACCAGAACGAAAGATATTTATTAATCCTCACTTTTTTGGACTAGAAAATTATAGTGTTCAGTGGCTTCACGATATGAATATCGTACCAGGTCCGACAAATACACATCAGCTATCGCAAGATCTTTTCTGCCAAGTACAAAGTCGAGTGGCAAAGATGCAAAAGACCAATATTGCATTACTTGCTGCCGCAACTCTACCAACAGTAGGGGAAGAGGCATTAAAAATCGCTAGCGATGTTAATGCATGGTTGTTTATTAATGATGACTTATTGGATTCCAGAAATTCAGATATCAATAAAAATAAACAACTGGTTTCTGAAATTTTTGATGAATATTTAAAAGCCATAAAGGGAGAAGATTATGCATTGCCTTCCAACCTCCCTGATAATAAAGGATCGATTATTTTAGGTTTATTGAATGGACTGCAAAATATAGGCGAAAGGCTAAGAGAAATAGTAGAACCTTCTCTAACCAAATATATATATGAAGGTTTCTTGAAGTACAAAAATGGTTGCGTAACTGAAGCTGGAACACGAACAAAGCAAGCAGATTTGGCTGAAGGCAAATCTGGTATTGATCTTCAAATATCCTTATCTTTACTTAATGCTACAAGACATCATGCAGGCTCGGTTGATTTCGTGCTTGAAATTGCCTTTGCTTTACAAAATATATCTCTAACTCAGAAAGAACGGGAGATTTTGGAGGACAATCATCTTTTTCGTCTTGGAAAAGATCATATCTGCTATTTTAATGATGTGCTTTCCGGAAGCAAAGAAAAGAATGAAGGTTTACATGAAAACCTTGTTCTTCATTATATGGAAATAAACCCAGAACTTACTTTTAAAGCAGCAGTCGATGCGGTAATGAAAGAAGTCAATACCTGTGCAGCAGAGTTTCAGATTAAAAAACAAGAAGCGATAATATGCTTAAAAGCCTCCGGTGAAGAAAGAGAAAAGCCAGTCGATATTGCACCACTATCTACCGCAATTGAAAGCATAGAAAACTGGATAGAAGGGCATGTTATTTGGGAGGTTTTATCTGTTGAAGGACGGCATCCAAAATTACTTGATACCCGTTTGAAGGAGACATTCGTTTAACATTTAGAGTATTTCTCTATTTGTTATAATCATAAACCGCATTTTGCAAAAAGTTTTGGCATTTCTCGGGTTAAATCTCATTAAGCCAGGTGCCCAGGATTTGCCAAAGCTGATCGACGATCCGTTCCGTGGCTTTGCGCGGAAGGACTTTCAG
The genomic region above belongs to Methylomicrobium agile and contains:
- a CDS encoding terpene synthase family protein, producing the protein MNKSYLLPSKWFNNVKSKFNYINFFKIKASIIEQQNTAEELSMAAIMRDAEKKGFVVHKLDSSLIVSIKKPSDSHFNAKTQNLESLSLSSTPSDGWVVPDRLLNLRQFIKNAPQVYRDRTYPFNLGFIDGVEIKGVCKFVKTPERKIFINPHFFGLENYSVQWLHDMNIVPGPTNTHQLSQDLFCQVQSRVAKMQKTNIALLAAATLPTVGEEALKIASDVNAWLFINDDLLDSRNSDINKNKQLVSEIFDEYLKAIKGEDYALPSNLPDNKGSIILGLLNGLQNIGERLREIVEPSLTKYIYEGFLKYKNGCVTEAGTRTKQADLAEGKSGIDLQISLSLLNATRHHAGSVDFVLEIAFALQNISLTQKEREILEDNHLFRLGKDHICYFNDVLSGSKEKNEGLHENLVLHYMEINPELTFKAAVDAVMKEVNTCAAEFQIKKQEAIICLKASGEEREKPVDIAPLSTAIESIENWIEGHVIWEVLSVEGRHPKLLDTRLKETFV